A genomic stretch from Candidatus Palauibacter polyketidifaciens includes:
- a CDS encoding L-threonylcarbamoyladenylate synthase, whose amino-acid sequence MVKWHEWVGASGTAGRVRALATDDEAFDRAGALLDAGGVVAHPTSTVYGLGGRPRPEVDARIAAIKGRPPGPLIRLAASRDAVIEALPGVRWTDAARRLADTFWPGPLTLVLEDGSDTGVAVRVDPHPVVRRLLDRAGGLLTSTSLNVTGSPPARTGGEVRAVLSGIGSEAGAVGWLDAGDLAGSTPSTLVRVTEDAVEILREGAVPAADVTRALTPHPRSPHPVGESSR is encoded by the coding sequence GTGGTGAAGTGGCACGAGTGGGTGGGCGCTTCGGGGACCGCCGGGCGGGTCCGGGCGCTCGCGACCGATGATGAAGCGTTCGACCGGGCGGGGGCGCTGCTCGACGCCGGGGGGGTCGTGGCTCACCCGACCTCGACAGTGTACGGGCTGGGTGGCCGGCCGCGGCCGGAGGTCGACGCGCGGATCGCCGCGATCAAGGGTCGGCCGCCGGGGCCGTTGATCCGGCTCGCCGCGAGCCGCGATGCGGTCATCGAGGCGCTGCCCGGGGTCCGGTGGACGGACGCCGCGCGCCGGCTCGCTGATACCTTCTGGCCGGGACCGCTCACTCTGGTGCTGGAGGACGGCAGCGACACCGGCGTGGCCGTGCGCGTCGACCCTCATCCGGTCGTGAGACGCCTCCTCGACCGCGCCGGCGGGCTGCTGACTTCCACCAGTCTGAACGTGACGGGGAGCCCCCCGGCGAGGACGGGCGGGGAGGTGCGCGCCGTCCTGTCGGGGATCGGGTCCGAGGCGGGAGCGGTGGGTTGGCTCGACGCAGGGGATCTGGCCGGCTCGACCCCGTCGACTCTCGTGCGCGTGACGGAGGACGCAGTCGAGATACTACGGGAGGGGGCCGTGCCGGCGGCGGATGTCACCCGGGCCCTCACGCCGCATCCCCGATCCCCGCACCCTGTCGGAGAATCGTCCCGATGA
- the ispD gene encoding 2-C-methyl-D-erythritol 4-phosphate cytidylyltransferase codes for MPAGGPAAVRGVGAVVVAAGQGHRFGASRPKQFVDLCGMPVLAWSLRTLVNHPDIDRVVLVLSPSRAASPPAWLPDGVLVVPGGVFRADSVRAGVEALAGEVQTVLVHDGARPFVSAALVSRVVEGARAGPVVPVIAVEDTVKRVDEGGWIEGTVPRERLWRVQTPQGFPAEVLNRTHAVDDAGAWEAQDAAAMTDDALLCERLGIDVATVEGDPANLKITTAGDLSLARAMVQAGLIAAAN; via the coding sequence GTGCCGGCGGGAGGCCCGGCAGCCGTCCGCGGCGTCGGCGCCGTCGTCGTCGCGGCGGGGCAGGGACACCGCTTCGGCGCGTCGCGGCCCAAGCAGTTCGTCGACCTCTGCGGCATGCCCGTGCTCGCCTGGTCGCTGCGGACGCTCGTGAACCATCCCGACATCGATCGGGTCGTGCTCGTGCTCTCGCCGTCGCGGGCAGCCTCGCCCCCGGCATGGCTTCCGGACGGGGTTCTCGTCGTGCCGGGCGGGGTGTTTCGGGCTGATTCCGTGCGTGCCGGCGTCGAGGCCCTGGCGGGCGAGGTCCAGACCGTGCTCGTGCACGATGGGGCGCGTCCGTTCGTGTCGGCCGCGCTCGTTTCCCGCGTCGTGGAAGGGGCTCGCGCGGGCCCGGTCGTACCGGTGATCGCCGTGGAGGACACCGTGAAACGCGTGGACGAGGGAGGCTGGATCGAGGGGACCGTGCCGCGCGAGCGACTCTGGCGCGTGCAGACGCCACAGGGGTTTCCGGCCGAGGTTCTGAACCGCACCCACGCGGTCGACGATGCGGGCGCCTGGGAAGCGCAGGACGCCGCCGCCATGACGGACGACGCGCTGCTCTGCGAACGGCTCGGCATCGACGTTGCGACTGTGGAGGGAGATCCGGCGAACCTGAAGATCACGACGGCGGGCGACCTCTCGCTCGCGCGCGCCATGGTTCAGGCCGGGTTGATCGCCGCGGCGAACTAG